In a single window of the Drosophila subpulchrella strain 33 F10 #4 breed RU33 chromosome X, RU_Dsub_v1.1 Primary Assembly, whole genome shotgun sequence genome:
- the LOC119557267 gene encoding signal peptidase complex subunit 2 produces the protein MGKKEEKSQPGEELVKVNKWDGSAVKHALDDAVKTCLLGDRPQLKEQFGLVNTRLALCALAVLVAIMAHAWDFTHPFPESRPVLLFSVLAYFALLGVLTLHSSFREKGTFAVALQKEKERERLWEASSDMRKYDDKYLLTLSVRDSKNGKRREQSSSKSCAAFIDQNGIVLDNLVANEVNRLFNALAADKKDK, from the exons ATGGGCAAGAAGGAGGAAAAGTCACAGCCGGGCGAGGAG CTCGTCAAGGTCAACAAGTGGGATGGATCCGCGGTGAAGCATGCCCTGGATGATGCGGTGAAAACCTGCCTGCTGGGCGATCGTCCCCAGCTGAAGGAGCAATTCGGCCTGGTCAACACCCGCCTGGCCCTCTGCGCCCTTGCCGTGCTGGTGGCCATTATGGCCCACGCCTGGGACTTCACCCATCCATTCCCCGAATCCCGTCCCGTGCTCCTGTTCAGCGTTCTGGCCTACTTCGCCCTGCTGGGCGTCCTGACCCTCCACTCTAGCTTCCGCGAGAAGGGCACCTTCGCGGTGGCCCTGCAGAAGGAGAAGGAGCGCGAGCGCCTGTGGGAGGCCAGCTCCGACATGCGCAAGTACGACGACAAGTACCTGCTGACCCTCAGTGTCCGCGACTCGAAGAACGGCAAGCGGCGCGAGCAGAGCAGCAGCAAGTCCTGCGCCGCCTTCATCGATCAGAATGGCATCGTCCTGGACAACCTGGTGGCCAACGAGGTCAACCGCCTGTTCAACGCCCTGGCCGCCGACAAGAAGGACAAGTAG
- the LOC119557265 gene encoding titin homolog has protein sequence MKYNIKLLSKKSVVQVDLSGFESEVFLPRIIRGRITLQNVVRDRRCCPRAKIDKGNRINRRLRLMVRRTATKIRDHQLSPSLATASTSRPSTEQQFPDYSDDEESQLPDYSDDDDDNDDDDDDDDDDDDDDDDDGDDDDDESESSSDSEQESDNSDDSESSSETENRVLIHEPQRKVSVAKAPLDLISQPTPIILKPFPARRAPLQLIYPPKIPNTKATQKDLPVTKAPQDLIQPKKSPNTNSTQKDLPFTKAPQDLIQPKKSPDTKATQNDLPVTKAPQDLIQPKKSPDTKATQNDLPVTKAPQDLIQPKKSPDTKATQNDLPVTNAPQDLIQPKKSPNTNSTQKDLPFTKAPQDLIQPKKSPDTKATQNDLPVTKAPQDLIQPKKSPDTKATQKDLPVTKAPQDVIHAKKSPNTKATQKDLPVTKASQDLIQPKKSPKTKASRKELPKKSPKTKATQKDLPVTKAPQELIHPKKSPNTKDALGLRRPSPGLQHPDYSDDDDERSCDAEVRQVFETKLPVPKAHVDLIFPRIKAPQKNLTVAKTPPGCIRPGHVSQPKIPATKAPLDLIRPIPQRTYLGKRPSPTADDWNLPQKKRNAPLSHTENPNPTSKMRMVHPKLTDRVQTNNQLINGDEAIKENQVEVKTRKQFKASSTTAYDLLTNATERDMSPKLKELFTACGPWQDSAFVGICTGRCCRPGGSSLGHQSPVEQVAEGAALLNRTNSS, from the coding sequence atgaaatataataTCAAGCTGCTGTCCAAAAAATCCGTAGTCCAGGTGGATCTGTCGGGCTTCGAGAGCGAGGTGTTCTTGCCCCGAATCATTCGGGGAAGAATTACATTGCAGAACGTGGTTCGTGATCGGAGGTGCTGCCCAAGGGCCAAAATCGATAAGGGCAACAGAATTAACAGGCGTCTAAGGCTCATGGTCCGGCGGACAGCCACTAAGATCCGGGACCACCAGCTCTCGCCCAGCCTGGCAACTGCTTCTACTAGCCGCCCATCGACGGAACAGCAGTTTCCAGATTATTCAGATGATGAGGAGTCGCAGCTTCCAGATTActctgatgatgatgatgataatgacgacgacgacgacgatgatgatgatgacgatgacgatgatgatgacgatggcgatgatgatgatgatgaaagTGAAAGTTCCTCCGATAGCGAACAAGAATCAGATAACTCAGATGATAGTGAAAGCTCCTCGGAGACCGAGAACCGTGTGCTAATTCATGAACCCCAGAGGAAGGTATCGGTCGCAAAGGCTCCCCTGGACCTGATCAGTCAGCCAACTCCTATTATCCTGAAACCGTTTCCGGCCAGAAGGGCTCCTCTCCAGCTCATCTATCCTCCAAAGATACCGAACACGAAGGCTACCCAGAAAGATTTGCCGGTCACAAAGGCTCCCCAGGACCTGATTCAACCGAAGAAGTCACCGAACACGAATTCTACCCAGAAAGATTTGCCGTTCACAAAGGCTCCCCAGGACCTGATCCAACCGAAGAAGTCACCGGACACAAAGGCTACCCAGAATGATTTGCCCGTCACAAAGGCTCCCCAGGACCTGATCCAACCGAAGAAGTCACCGGACACGAAGGCTACCCAGAATGATTTGCCGGTCACAAAGGCTCCCCAGGACCTGATCCAACCGAAGAAGTCACCGGACACAAAGGCTACCCAGAATGATTTGCCCGTCACAAATGCTCCCCAGGACCTGATTCAACCGAAGAAGTCACCGAACACGAATTCTACCCAGAAAGATTTGCCGTTCACAAAGGCTCCCCAGGACCTGATCCAACCGAAGAAGTCACCGGACACAAAGGCTACCCAGAATGATTTGCCCGTCACAAAGGCTCCCCAGGACCTGATCCAACCGAAGAAGTCACCGGACACGAAGGCTACCCAGAAAGATTTGCCGGTCACAAAGGCTCCCCAGGACGTGATCCATGCGAAGAAGTCACCGAACACGAAGGCTACCCAGAAAGATTTGCCGGTCACAAAGGCTTCCCAGGACCTGATCCAACCGAAGAAATCACCGAAAACGAAGGCTAGCCGGAAGGAGTTGCCGAAGAAGTCACCGAAAACGAAGGCTACCCAGAAAGATTTGCCGGTCACAAAGGCTCCCCAGGAACTGATCCATCCGAAGAAGTCACCGAACACGAAGGATGCACTGGGCCTGCGCCGCCCATCGCCCGGACTGCAACATCCAGATTAttctgatgatgatgatgaaagATCCTGCGATGCCGAGGTCCGTCAGGTATTTGAGACGAAATTACCGGTCCCAAAGGCTCACGTGGACCTGATCTTTCCTCGCATAAAGGCTCCCCAGAAGAATTTAACGGTCGCAAAGACACCACCTGGCTGTATCCGCCCTGGTCATGTTTCCCAGCCGAAGATACCGGCTACAAAGGCTCCTCTGGACCTGATCCGTCCGATTCCCCAACGAACCTACTTGGGTAAAAGACCTAGCCCAACGGCAGACGACTGGAACCTTCCTCAGAAGAAGCGCAACGCACCGCTATCCCACACCGAGAACCCCAATCCCACCTCGAAGATGCGCATGGTGCACCCTAAGTTGACCGACCGCGTACAGACTAATAATCAATTGATCAATGGGGACGAGGCGATCAAAGAAAATCAGGTGGAAGTCAAAACAAGGAAGCAGTTTAAGGCCTCATCGACCACGGCCTATGACCTCTTGACCAATGCGACGGAGCGGGACATGAGCCCAAAATTGAAAGAATTGTTTACTGCCTGTGGGCCATGGCAGGACAGTGCCTTTGTCGGGATATGCACTGGTCGGTGCTGCCGACCTGGAGGTTCATCTCTAGGGCACCAAAGCCCAGTGGAACAAGTTGCTGAGGGGGCAGCTTTACTAAATAGGACCAATAGCTCCTAA
- the LOC119557266 gene encoding probable tubulin beta chain CG32396: MREIVTLQIGGAGNAIGDSFWHVISHEHGVDYASGRFGGTSPLQLERINVFFNATASKRFYARTILIDTEASTIQRLNASSQLYRPENFVAGSESAGNNFARGYHTDGAAILEQVLDNTRREVESVDSLQGFQLLHSIGGGTGSGLTSLIMEALVEQYPDNLLCNYVTIPSPNMSQVVVEPYNALLSTPALVNNSHLTFCLDNEALFQICNRNLKIKMSGYEHINHIVALTMSGITTCLRFPGQLNAGLRKIYVNMVPFPRLHFLIPGFAPLVTCKQQQFSKGTVSELVQQIFSSNNLLCAIDLRKGKLLTAAGIFRGRMSPREVDQLMTGVRNKNINNFVDWIPNNIKTAICDIPPRGLKMSATFIGNTTAIQSLFQRLLDGSMAMLRRKAHLHWYTGEGMEEQEFQDAQQELQAIIDDYRSSAEGEDSGGGGGGGGGRTGSAGDESGDEEAAAAGPQCPYCAD; encoded by the exons ATGCGGGAGATAGTCACCCTGCAGATCGGCGGAGCCGGCAATGCCATCGGTGATTCG TTCTGGCACGTGATCTCGCATGAACATGGCGTGGACTATGCCTCGGGCAGATTTGGCGGCACCAGTCCCCTGCAGCTGGAGCGGATCAATGTGTTCTTCAATGCCACGGCCAGCAAAAGGTTCTATGCCCGCACTATACTCATTGACACGGAGGCCAGCACCATTCAGCGCTTGAACGCCAGCAGTCAGTTGTACAGGCCGGAGAATTTCGTGGCCGGCTCGGAGAGTGCTGGGAACAATTTTGCCCGTGGCTATCACACGGATGGTGCCGCCATCTTGGAGCAGGTGCTGGACAACACCCGGCGGGAGGTGGAATCGGTGGACTCGCTGCAGGGCTTTCAATTGCTCCACTCGATCGGCGGCGGCACCGGCTCCGGCCTGACCTCCCTGATAATGGAGGCCCTGGTCGAACAGTATCCGGACAATTTGCTCTGCAATTATGTCACAATACCATCGCCCAATATGTCCCAGGTGGTGGTGGAGCCATACAATGCCCTACTGAGCACTCCGGCCTTGGTGAACAACTCGCATTTGACGTTCTGCCTGGACAACGAGGCGCTGTTCCAGATCTGCAATAGGAACCTGAAGATCAAGATGTCCGGCTACGAGCACATCAACCACATTGTGGCCCTGACCATGTCAGGTATAACCACTTGCCTAAGGTTTCCTGGCCAGCTGAATGCCGGATTGCGCAAGATCTATGTGAATATGGTGCCATTCCCGAGGCTTCACTTTCTCATACCGGGGTTCGCACCGCTGGTCACCTGCAAGCAGCAGCAGTTCAGCAAGGGCACCGTTTCGGAACTGGTGCAGCAGATCTTCTCCAGCAACAATCTGCTGTGTGCCATCGACCTGCGGAAGGGCAAACTCCTGACGGCGGCGGGCATTTTCCGGGGCAGGATGTCGCCGCGCGAGGTGGACCAACTGATGACCGGGGTGAGGAACAAGAATATCAACAATTTCGTGGACTGGATACCGAATAACATCAAGACGGCCATTTGTGATATTCCGCCGAGGGGCCTCAAGATGTCGGCCACTTTCATAGGCAACACCACGGCGATACAGTCGCTGTTCCAGCGATTACTGGACGGTTCCATGGCCATGCTGCGGCGCAAGGCCCACCTGCATTGGTACACCGGCGAGGGAATGGAGGAGCAAGAGTTCCAGGATGCCCAGCAGGAATTGCAGGCCATCATCGATGATTACCGCAGCAGTGCCGAGGGCGAGGATTCAGGTGGCGGTGGCGGAGGAGGCGGTGGCCGCACTGGAAGCGCCGGGGATGAGAGCGGCGATGAGGAGGCCGCCGCCGCCGGTCCCCAGTGCCCCTATTGCGCCGATTAG
- the LOC119557500 gene encoding ubiquitin-like modifier-activating enzyme 5 — translation MSHAIDELQAIIAELKTELEDPKTPGSSTSGSGIGGNNSRLVRDRIERMSAEVVDSNPYSRLMALQRMNIVKDYERIRDKAVAIVGVGGVGSVTADMLTRCGIGKLILFDYDKVELANMNRLFFTPDQAGLSKVQAAAATLGFINPDVEIETHNYNITTVDNFDRFLDTISQGGRVAGQPVDLVLSCVDNFEARMAINAACNERNLNWFESGVSENAVSGHIQFIRPGDTACFACAPPLVVAENIDEKTLKREGVCAASLPTTMGITAGFLVQNALKYLLNFGEVSDYLGYNALSDFFPKMTLKPNPQCDDRNCLVRQKEFQARPKPVVIKEEAASEEPLHATNEWGIELVAEDAPESNPTAAKTSEVGEGLRLAYEAPEKSSENLGDAVPAPEDGASLEDLMAQMKSM, via the exons ATGTCGCACGCCATCGACGAACTGCAGGCGATCATCGCCGAGCTGAAGacggagctggaggacccgAAGACCCCAGGGAGCAGCACCAGCGGCAGTGGGATCGGGGGCAACAACAGCCGCCTGGTGCGCGATCGCATCGAGCGCATGTCCGCCGAGGTGGTGGACTCCAATCCCTACAGTCGCCTCATGGCCCTGCAGCGGATGAACATCGTCAAGGACTACGAGCGGATCCGGGACAAGGCGGTGGCCATTGTGGGCGTGGGCGGCGTGGGAAGCGTCACCGCCGACATGCTGACACG CTGCGGCATTGGCAAACTGATTCTGTTCGACTACGACAAGGTGGAGCTGGCCAACATGAACCGGCTGTTCTTCACGCCCGACCAGGCGGGCCTCTCCAAAGTCCAGGCCGCCGCCGCCACGCTGGGCTTCATTAACCCGGACGTGGAGATCGAGACGCACAACTACAACATCACGACGGTGGATAACTTTGATCGCTTCCTGGACACCATCTCGCAGGGCGGTCGTGTGGCTGGTCAGCCGGTGGATCTGGTGCTCAGCTGTGTGGACAACTTCGAGGCCCGCATGGCCATCAATGCGGCCTGCAATGAGCGGAATCTCAACTGGTTCGAGTCGGGCGTTTCGGAGAATGCCGTCTCGGGGCACATTCAGTTTATCCGTCCCGGCGACACCGCCTGTTTCGCCTGTGCTCCGCCTTTGGTGGTGGCCGAGAACATTGACGAGAAGACCCTCAAAAGGGAGGGCGTGTGCGCCGCCTCTCTGCCCACCACCATGGGCATTACGGCTGGCTTTCTTGTCCAGAATGCCCTGAAGTATCTGCTGAATTTCGGCGAGGTCTCCGACTATCTGGGCTACAATGCCCTCAGCGATTTCTTCCCCAAGATGACGCTCAAGCCGAATCCACAGTGCGATGACAGGAATTGTTTGGTGCGGCAAAAGGAATTCCAGGCCAGACCCAAACCCGTGGTGATAAAGGAGGAGGCGGCCAGCGAGGAGCCGCTGCATGCCACCAACGAATGGGGCATCGAACTGGTGGCCGAGGATGCACCAGAAAGTAATCCAACGGCAGCTAAAACCTCTGAGGTTGGCGAAGGTCTGAGACTCGCCTACGAGGCACCTGAAAAATCTAGCGAAAATCTCGGAGATGCTGTGCCTGCACCCGAAGACGGAGCCAGTCTGGAAGACCTGATGGCACAGATGAAGTCCATGTGA
- the LOC119556401 gene encoding cytochrome P450 4g15: MEVLKKDAVLGSPSSVFYFLLLPTLVLWYIYWRLSRAHLYRLAGRLPGPRGLPIVGHLFDVIGPASSVFKTVIRKSAPFEHIAKMWIGPKLVVFIYDPRDVELLLSSHVYIDKASEYKFFKPWLGDGLLISTGQKWRSHRKLIAPTFHLNVLKSFIELFNENSRNVVRKLRAEDGRTFDCHDYMSEATVEILLETAMGVSKKTQDKSGFEYAMAVMRMCDILHARHRSIFLRNEFVFTLTRYYKEQGRLLNIIHGLTTKVIRSKKAAFEQGTRGSLAQCELKAAALERERELSGQDADAVVSGQSSGEEKVTLPVAGLSYGQSAGLKDDLDVEDNDIGEKKRLAFLDLMLESAQNGALITDTEIKEQVDTIMFEGHDTTAAGSSFFLSLMGIHQEIQDRVLAELDSIFGDSQRPATFQDTLEMKYLERCLMETLRMYPPVPLIARELQEDLKLNSGNYVIPRGATVTVATVLLHRNPKVYANPNVFDPDNFLPERQANRHYYAFVPFSAGPRSCVGRKYAMLKLKILLSTILRNYRVFSDLTESDFKLQADIILKREEGFRVRLQPRSR; the protein is encoded by the exons ATGGAAGTGCTGAAGAAGGACGCCGTCCTGGGCTCGCCCAGCAGCGTCTTCTACTTCCTGCTGCTGCCCACGCTGGTGCTGTGGTACATCTACTGGCGATTATCCCGGGCCCACCTGTACAGGCTGGCCGGACGACTGCCGGGACCCAGGGGCCTGCCCATCGTGGGCCACCTGTTCGATGTGATTGGACCCGCTTCAT CTGTTTTCAAAACAGTCATCCGGAAGAGCGCCCCCTTCGAGCACATAGCCAAGATGTGGATCGGGCCCAAGCTGGTGGTCTTCATCTACGATCCCCGGGACGTGGAGCTGCTGCTGAGCAGCCACGTCTATATCGACAAGGCCTCCGAGTACAAGTTCTTCAAGCCCTGGCTGGGCGATGGACTGCTGATCAGCACAG GTCAAAAATGGCGTTCGCACCGCAAACTGATCGCACCCACATTCCATCTGAACGTCTTGAAGAGCTTCATCGAGCTCTTCAACGAGAACTCGCGCAATGTGGTGAGGAAACTGCGTGCGGAGGATGGTCGCACGTTTGATTGCCATGATTACATGAGCGAGGCAACCGTGGAGATTCTATTGG AGACTGCGATGGGCGTGTCGAAGAAGACGCAGGACAAGTCGGGATTCGAGTACGCGATGGCCGTGATGCGGATGTGCGACATCCTGCACGCCCGCCACCGCAGCATCTTCCTGCGCAACGAGTTCGTGTTCACCCTGACCAGGTACTACAAGGAGCAGGGCCGCCTGTTGAACATCATCCATGGCCTGACCACCAAGGTGATCCGCAGCAAGAAGGCGGCCTTCGAGCAGGGCACCCGCGGATCCCTGGCCCAGTGCGAGCTGAAGGCGGCTGCCTTGGAGAGGGAGCGGGAGCTCAGCGGACAGGATGCGGATGCGGTGGTCAGTGGCCAGTCCTCGGGTGAGGAGAAGGTCACTCTGCCGGTGGCCGGACTCTCGTACGGCCAGTCGGCCGGCCTCAAGGACGACCTGGATGTGGAGGACAACGACATTGGCGAGAAGAAGCGGCTGGCCTTCCTCGACCTGATGCTCGAGAGTGCCCAGAACGGGGCCCTCATCACCGACACGGAGATCAAGGAGCAGGTGGACACCATCATGTTCGAGGGACACGACACCACGGCAGCCGGCTCCTCGTTCTTCCTCTCGCTGATGGGCATCCACCAGGAGATCCAGGACCGCGTGCTCGCCGAGCTCGACTCCATTTTCGGCGACTCACAGCGGCCGGCCACGTTTCAG gACACACTGGAGATGAAGTATCTGGAGCGGTGTCTGATGGAGACGCTGCGCATGTACCCGCCCGTCCCGCTGATCGCCCGCGAGCTGCAGGAGGACCTCAAGCTGAACTCGGGCAACTACGTGATCCCCAGGGGCGCCACGGTGACGGTGGCCACCGTCCTGCTGCACCGCAATCCGAAGGTCTACGCCAATCCCAACGTCTTCGATCCGGACAACTTTCTGCCGGAGCGGCAGGCCAACCGCCACTACTACGCCTTCGTGCCCTTCTCCGCGGGACCGCGCAGCTGTGTGG gCCGCAAATACGCGATGCTTAAGCTGAAGATCCTTCTGTCGACCATTTTGCGGAACTACCGTGTCTTCTCGGACCTGACCGAATCGGACTTCAAGCTGCAGGCGGACATCATCCTAAAAAGGGAGGAGGGCTTCCGCGTGCGCCTGCAGCCGCGGAGCAGGTGA
- the LOC119556813 gene encoding TWiK family of potassium channels protein 7: MPIKKVAVKEYDSQDEASTELLEKLKHLDRRVDAAEGGGVAKGAAGGRRSTACWQSVKWKSALNHIGLLVSLSIYCGVGGLIFRHLERPAEVERLSHLKDVVKTHREKFMHTILNNTQVRNLDQLLAFELAKYEAAVQQAAEGGLLIVADKDFPEPYERWSILQAVFFSSTVLTTIGYGNIVPVTTGGRVFCICFALIGIPFTLTVIADWGRLFASAVSVFGHQMPTKPKFTNFIGKTWFYAILAVGFLGVYLAAGAGLLLLWEDDWTFFDGFYFCFITMTTIGFGDLVPKKPNYMLLCTLYILIGLALTSTIIELVRRQYATSWAKLQELSGPMAETLRRLGETAGTGLDYTALQKVLTVSMPKWNSKKNDHSPDIAALEAITNAILKEVKEAQNNKPKVLQIVIYESSV; this comes from the exons ATGCCAATCAAAAAGGTGGCGGTGAAGGAGTACGATTCGCAGGATGAGGCCAGCACCGAGTTGCTGGAGAAGCTGAAGCACCTGGACCGCCGTGTGGATGCCGCCGAGGGCGGGGGCGTGGCCAAGGGGGCGGCCGGCGGACGGAGGAGCACCGCCTGCTGGCAGTCGGTGAAGTGGAAGTCGGCCCTCAATCACATCGGACTGCTCGTCTCGCTGTCCATCTACTGCGGCGTGGGCGGATTG atatttCGGCATTTAGAACGCCCTGCGGAGGTGGAACGCTTATCCCATCTCAAGGACGTGGTGAAAACCCACAGGGAAAAATTCATGCACACCATATTGAACAACACCCAGGTCCGCAATCTCGACCAGCTCTTGGCCTTTGAGTTGGCCAAATATGAAGCG GCCGTTCAACAGGCGGCTGAGGGGGGGCTGCTCATTGTGGCCGATAAAGACTTTCCAGAGCCCTACGAGCGATGGAGTATTCTGCAAGCTGTGTTCTTCTCATCGACTGTGTTAACCACCATAG GCTATGGCAATATTGTCCCAGTGACGACTGGCGGTCGGGTATTTTGCATTTGTTTCGCCCTCATCGGCATCCCCTTCACCCTCACAGTGATTGCCGATTGGGGTCGATTGTTTGCCTCCGCGGTCTCTGTTTTTGGCCATCAAATGCCCA CCAAACCAAAGTTCACCAACTTTATTGGCAAAACCTGGTTCTATGCCATTTTGGCCGTTGGTTTTTTGGGCGTTTACTTGGCCGCTGGAGCTGGTCTTCTTTTGCTTTGGGAAGACGATTGGACCTTCTTCGATGGCTTCTACTTTTGTTTCATTACCATGACAACCATCGGATTCGGTGATTTGGTGCCAA AGAAACCCAACTACATGTTGCTGTGCACATTGTATATTCTCATTGGTCTGGCCCTGACTTCCACTATAATTGAGCTGGTGAGACGCCAATATGCCACCAGTTGGGCCAAGCTACAG GAGCTTTCTGGTCCCATGGCGGAGACATTACGTCGATTGGGCGAAACAGCCGGCACAGGTCTCGATTATACAGCCCTGCAGAAGGTCCTAACG GTTTCCATGCCCAAATGGAACAGCAAGAAGAACGATCACAGTCCCGACATTGCCGCCTTGGAGGCCATCACAAATGCCATTTTGAAGGAGGTTAAGGAGGCCCAGAACAACAAGCCCAAGGTCCTGCAGATCGTCATCTACGAGTCCTCTGTCTAA